Proteins from a single region of Oncorhynchus kisutch isolate 150728-3 unplaced genomic scaffold, Okis_V2 Okis01b-Okis20b_hom, whole genome shotgun sequence:
- the LOC109884204 gene encoding parvalbumin alpha — protein MAALKDFLKADDIQKALDAVKAEGSFDHKKFFALVGLKAMTPDNVKKVFQAIDADQSGFIEEEELKFVLKSFAEDGRDLTDAETKAFLNAADKDGDGKIGIDEFEVLVHEV, from the exons ATGGCCGCTTTGAAAGATTTTTTGAAAGCTGATGATATTCAGAAGGCCCTTGATGCAGTCAAAG cggAGGGTTCCTTCGACCATAAGAAGTTCTTTGCTCTGGTGGGCCTGAAGGCCATGACTCCTGACAATGTCAAGAAGGTGTTCCAGGCTATTGATGCTGACCAGAGTGGATTCATTGAGGAGGAGGAGCTCAA GTTTGTGCTGAAGAGTTTCGCTGAGGACGGCAGAGACCTGACCGACGCCGAGACCAAAGCCTTCCTTAACGCCGCCGACAAGGACGGAGACGGAAAGATCGGCATCGACg AGTTTGAAGTCTTGGTCCATGAGGTGTAA